The following proteins are co-located in the Billgrantia tianxiuensis genome:
- a CDS encoding lipopolysaccharide assembly protein LapA domain-containing protein yields MDTLLLAIKIVITLLVAILFVQNIVLVEVRFLAWGTRMPLALLLLVIYVLGMVSGKALFTFIRRLRSNRKHSSRY; encoded by the coding sequence ATGGATACGCTACTGCTGGCGATCAAGATCGTCATCACCCTGCTGGTCGCGATTCTCTTCGTGCAGAACATCGTCCTGGTCGAGGTGCGCTTCCTGGCATGGGGAACGCGCATGCCGCTGGCGTTGCTGCTGCTCGTCATCTACGTGCTTGGCATGGTCAGCGGCAAGGCGCTGTTTACGTTCATACGCCGGTTACGGAGCAATAGAAAGCACAGCTCCCGTTATTGA
- a CDS encoding urease accessory protein UreF → MPIEAAQGMAQSDDLALLGLLQLVSPALPIGAFAFSQGLESAFELGWVKDEASLGDWLTGVLDDGLTRCELPVLARLQQAWADEDAEAIAQWDGWLAANRETAELAAEDSRLGASLSRLLGSLNLLPEGPSRESPALPPGAGYVTVFAWAAQVRGVAPRQAMLGFSWAWLENQLAVACKALPLGHTAAQRLVERLRPALVAAVDEALVLEDDELGPALPGLALASALHETQYSRLFRS, encoded by the coding sequence ATGCCCATTGAGGCGGCCCAGGGGATGGCGCAGAGCGACGATCTGGCCCTGCTGGGACTGTTGCAACTGGTCAGCCCGGCGCTGCCGATCGGCGCCTTTGCCTTTTCGCAGGGGCTCGAGAGTGCCTTCGAACTCGGGTGGGTAAAGGACGAGGCGAGCCTCGGCGACTGGCTGACCGGCGTGCTCGACGACGGCCTGACCCGCTGCGAGCTGCCGGTGCTGGCGCGTCTGCAGCAGGCCTGGGCGGATGAGGATGCCGAGGCGATCGCACAGTGGGATGGCTGGCTTGCCGCCAACCGCGAGACCGCCGAGCTGGCCGCCGAGGATTCGCGCCTGGGCGCGTCGCTCTCCCGTCTATTGGGCAGTCTGAACCTGTTGCCCGAGGGCCCTTCGAGAGAGTCGCCAGCGCTGCCGCCGGGCGCCGGCTACGTGACGGTATTTGCCTGGGCTGCCCAGGTGCGAGGGGTGGCACCGCGCCAGGCCATGCTCGGCTTTTCCTGGGCCTGGCTCGAGAACCAGCTGGCGGTGGCCTGCAAGGCGCTGCCGCTGGGACATACCGCCGCCCAGCGCCTGGTCGAGCGGCTGCGCCCGGCGCTGGTGGCCGCGGTAGACGAGGCGCTCGTGCTCGAGGACGACGAACTCGGCCCTGCGCTGCCCGGCCTGGCGCTGGCCAGCGCGTTGCACGAAACGCAGTACTCGCGATTGTTTAGAAGCTAG
- the ureG gene encoding urease accessory protein UreG, with product MTHCLRVGVGGPVGSGKTALLKQLCLALRDHYDIAVVTNDIYTREDADFLLRHEALPADRILGVETGGCPHTAIREDASMNLAAIDELQGRHPNLELVLVESGGDNLSATFSPELSDLTLYVIDVSAGDKIPRKGGPGITKSDLLIINKIDIAEQVHASLEVMERDSKKMRGERPFVFTNLYDGVGLEEIIRFILDRGMLSERRPRAQPVNA from the coding sequence ATGACACATTGCCTACGCGTCGGTGTCGGCGGCCCGGTGGGGTCCGGCAAGACGGCTCTGCTCAAGCAGCTCTGCCTGGCGCTGCGCGACCACTATGACATTGCCGTGGTCACCAACGATATCTACACCCGTGAGGACGCCGATTTCCTGCTGCGTCACGAGGCGCTGCCAGCCGACCGCATCCTGGGTGTGGAGACCGGCGGCTGCCCGCACACGGCGATCCGCGAGGATGCTTCGATGAACCTCGCCGCCATCGACGAGCTGCAGGGGCGACATCCCAACCTGGAGCTGGTGCTGGTGGAGTCGGGCGGCGACAACCTCTCGGCCACCTTCAGTCCTGAGCTCTCCGACCTCACGCTCTACGTGATCGATGTTTCCGCCGGTGACAAGATCCCGCGCAAGGGCGGGCCCGGTATCACCAAGTCGGACCTGCTGATCATCAACAAGATCGACATCGCCGAGCAGGTTCACGCCTCGCTCGAAGTGATGGAGCGGGATTCGAAGAAGATGCGCGGCGAGCGTCCGTTCGTCTTCACCAACCTCTACGACGGCGTGGGTCTCGAAGAGATCATCCGCTTCATTCTCGATCGCGGCATGTTGTCGGAGCGTCGTCCCCGGGCCCAGCCGGTCAACGCCTGA
- a CDS encoding HupE/UreJ family protein — MKNRHSSATRLALASVPLMLLVAGMAVGHPGHDHAHGSGFAAGLAHPLLGLDHLLAMLAVGLWSLRQSRAFSLAAPLLAAGGMLLGAGLAWGGLALPGVEFGIAMSVLLAGVLIAALVKVPAAVGAGVVVLFMLFHGHAHGSEMPHGASMLAYLAGFTLATLAITYVGRLAGGFLMQRENRFLRALGVAIAAAGALFAFG, encoded by the coding sequence ATGAAGAACCGTCATTCCTCCGCCACGCGCCTGGCACTGGCCAGCGTCCCCCTCATGCTGCTGGTCGCGGGCATGGCTGTTGGCCACCCGGGCCACGACCATGCCCACGGCAGCGGCTTTGCCGCCGGCTTGGCGCATCCGTTGCTGGGGCTGGATCACCTGCTGGCGATGCTGGCCGTCGGGCTGTGGAGCCTGCGCCAGAGCCGTGCTTTCAGCCTGGCGGCGCCGCTGCTCGCCGCCGGTGGCATGCTGCTGGGAGCCGGATTGGCCTGGGGGGGGTTGGCATTGCCGGGCGTGGAGTTCGGTATTGCCATGTCGGTGTTGCTGGCGGGTGTATTGATTGCCGCGCTGGTTAAGGTGCCGGCCGCGGTGGGCGCCGGCGTAGTGGTACTGTTCATGCTGTTCCACGGCCATGCCCACGGCAGCGAGATGCCGCACGGTGCCTCCATGCTGGCGTACCTGGCCGGTTTCACGCTGGCCACGCTGGCGATCACCTATGTGGGCCGCCTGGCCGGCGGGTTTCTCATGCAGCGGGAGAACCGTTTTCTGCGGGCTCTGGGCGTGGCGATCGCGGCAGCCGGGGCACTGTTTGCCTTCGGCTGA